A stretch of Cheilinus undulatus linkage group 20, ASM1832078v1, whole genome shotgun sequence DNA encodes these proteins:
- the LOC121528549 gene encoding ectonucleotide pyrophosphatase/phosphodiesterase family member 7-like, whose translation MLLLCLALLGLTAAAPRRDSALTQSTRNKLLLISFDGFRWDYDQYVETPNLDKMARDGVKAEYVIPPFLTITSPSHFTMLTGRHVENHGVIHNIWFNTTTQEKKQYYQTQFVDSYWDNGSLPIWITAQRQGLKAGSLHFPGTAPEYEGENVMFKQVEPPFYEFSNETEWRLNVDKVIGEWFHQQDVDFVSLYFGEPDISGHNYGPDSAEVREMVKQVDRTVGYLREKVQQHGLTDKLNIIITADHGMNEIFRGGDVQKIILSKIPGFSFKDIQFQLLDYGPVGMLLPKEGKLETVYQALKGGHPHLHVYKKEEMPARLHYSNHPRLLPLILIADPGYIVNGFLPLNSNKGEHGFDNEVENMRAFFRAVGPDFQVDKTVGPLEMVDLYPLMCHLLGIEPEVHDGHLKNTELMLAPEKDKGGDSGKTDSRKEVLIGLSAVVGFLSLVFIITLSYSMCKGSGKKRKEKASKKDSNGKSESKF comes from the exons ATGCTGCTGCTCTGCCTTGCTCTCCTTGGCCTCACTGCTGCTGCCCCACGGAGGGACTCTGCTTTAACACAGTCCACCAGGAACAAGCTGCTGCTCATCTCCTTCGACGGTTTCCGCTGGGACTATGACCAATATGTGGAAACCCCCAACCTGGATAAGATGGCTCGGGATGGGGTGAAGGCAGAGTACGTCATACCACCTTTTCTCACCATTACCAGCCCCTCTCACTTCACAATGCTCACAG GACGCCATGTTGAGAATCACGGCGTCATCCACAACATCTGGTTCAACACGACCACTCAGGAGAAGAAGCAGTACTACCAGACCCAGTTTGTTGATTCCTACTGGGACAATGGGAGCTTGCCTATCTGGATAACAGCTCAGAGACAG GGTCTGAAGGCAGGCTCACTACATTTTCCTGGCACTGCACCCGAGTACGAAGGAGAGAACGTGATGTTCAAGCAGGTGGAGCCTCCTTTTTATGAATTCTCTAACGAGACAGAATGGCGGCTGAATGTAGACAAGGTGATTGGAGAGTGGTTCCACCAACAAGACGTGGACTTTGTCTCTTTGTACTTTGGAGAACCAGACATATCAGGGCACAACTACGGACCTGACTCTGCAGAGGTCAGAGAGATGGTCAAACAAGTGGACCGTACTGTGGGCTACCTGCGAGAAAAGGTCCAACAACACGGCCTTACAGACAAGctcaacatcatcatcactgcaGATCACGGGATGAATGAGATCTTCCGTGGTGGAGATGTTCAGAAGATCATCCTCTCCAAGATCCCTGGCTTCAGTTTCAAGGATATCCAGTTCCAGCTGTTGGATTATGGTCCTGTTGGGATGCTGCTTCCTAAAGAGGGGAAGCTGGAGACTGTGTACCAGGCTCTGAAGGGGGGGCATCCTCACCTTCATGTGTACAAGAAGGAGGAGATGCCAGCTAgactacactacagtaaccatCCTCGACTCCTGCCACTGATCCTCATCGCCGATCCAGGATACATTGTCAACGGG TTTCTACCTCTGAACTCCAACAAAGGAGAGCACGGCTTTGATAATGAAGTGGAGAATATGAGGGCGTTCTTCAGGGCGGTGGGACCGGACTTCCAGGTAGATAAGACAGTTGGACCCCTGGAGATGGTTGATCTGTACCCACTGATGTGCCATCTGCTGGGGATAGAACCAGAGGTTCATGACGGACACCTGAAGAACACTGAGCTCATGCTGGCTCCTGAGAAAGACAAAGGAGGAGACAGTGGCA AGACAGATTCTCGAAAGGAGGTGTTGATCGGCCTGTCAGCAGTGGTCGGCTTTCTCAGCCTGGTGTTCATCATCACCTTGTCCTACAGCATGTGCAAAGGGAGCGGCAAAAAACGCAAAGAGAAGGCCAGCAAAAAAGACAGTAATGGGAAAAGTGAATCAAAGTTCTAA